The genomic interval AGATTCGGCAAGTAACCAGGTCGCTTTGATCACCTACTACGGACTGCTCTCCCTCTTCCCCCTGATGCTGGCAACCCTGACTATTATTCAGAGGGTCTTTCATGCTAACAGCTCGATCAAGGCGCATATTACGGCTCTCGCCTTTCGGTACGTACCGATTATCGGTAACGAGTTGCAGCACAACCTTCATACGCTCCGCGGGCACAGGCTTGGGGTGACGATCGCCCTGTTGGTTGCCCTCTATGGTTCGCTCGGGGTTGCCAACGCCATTCAGAATGCGCTGAACCATCTCTGGTCGGTCGAACGAGTCGATCGCTCCAGTTTTCCGCATAATCTCTACCGCAACTTCGCCATTGTCTTTGCCGGCGGCGGCCTGATGCTGGGCATCAGCGCTATGAGCAACTACCTTGGCCATCTCGATGATCTTGGTCTAATCGCCCATGGTCTGGTCGTTCTGGTTACCTTCGCCGCCTATTTCCTGGTCTTTTTGATGGTCTTTCGCCTGGCTACTTCGCACGTGGTGGCTACCAAGAACTTTATACTAAGCGCAGCCTTCGCCGCCCTCGGCTGGCAGGTCTTGCAGGTCGTCGGCGGCTACTTGATCGTTCACGAACTCCACAAACTGAGCAGCTTCTACGGCACCTTCGCTATCTTTATCGGCCTACTCTTCTGGATCGCCATACAGGCGCAGGTTACCCTGCTGGCTGTCGAGATTGATGTCGTCAGAACGAGGCAACTCTGGCCGCGAACATTCCTGACTGCAAAGTTAACCGAGAAAGACGAGGATGTCTACCGGAGCTATGTCAAACGTGAACGCCGCCAACATTATGAGAATATCAGCGTCTCATATCCTGATAAGGATTAGGTTGCGTAAGAGAGCTTTCAGCTTGATTTTGCTATAATAACTAGCGATCTATGGCTAGGGTTGAAAAACAGTCAAATCTTGTCAAGGCGCTGCCTTGGATCTTTATCGTCGGTGGCATTATTGGTATTATCTCATCGTTCGTTATCACCCTCGATAAGTTCAAACTGGCCGAAAACCCCAACTATATTCCTTCTTGCAACCTCAACCCGATCGTATCCTGTGGCAGTGTCATGGCCTCACATCAAGGTTCAGCTTTCGGCTTCCCGAACCCCTTCATTGGCCTGGCTGCTTTTGCCGTTCTGATCACCATCGGCATGGCGATGCTGGCAGGTGCCACCTTTAAAAAGTGGTTTTGGATCGGGCTGGAACTTGGCTCTATCTTCGGCCTGCTCTTCGTTCACTGGCTATTTTATGAGAGCGTCTATCGTATTCACGCCCTGTGCCCGTACTGTATGGCCGTCTGGGTGGTTGTTATCGTCACCTTCTGGTATGTGAGTCTCTACGTCATCGAAGCGGGCTTCATAAATCTAAAGGGCAGCGCCAAGAAAGTTGCCGATCTTGCTCGCTCGCATCATATCGACATTGTTATTCTCTGGCTGCTAATCATTGCCGCCCTGATTCTCAAGCACTTCTGGTACTACTATCACAACCACCTGTTTTAGGCTGTACTACTGCTAAGGAGGCGATAGACGAGTTTAAGGGCAGGCCGGGGCGCTCCATCCTCGGTGTTGTATTGGCAGTGGACCGTACCGTTTGGCCGATCATAGACACCGGTATGTTTATACTGCGTACCATACCCCGCGAGGCGTGCACGGATGAGATCGTAGGCCGCATCGTAGTAGTCACCAAAGTCAATCGTGGGCGGGATTATCATCACCCCCTCAGGGTGGAGATGGTGATAGAAAAGGTCTCGCACAACTTTTACTCGGTCGGCTGGAAACGGGAAAGGTGAACCTTCAAAGTAGATCAGGTCATATCTCCTGCCGCCTGCCTCTCCGACGCCGAGTGTCTGATTGGCGTCTTGAAAAACCTCTTCGTCCTGGTTACCCCTATCTCCCCTATCCCTACGCAGGACGTTCACGACATCACTATAAAGACGCATAGTCTCCGGGCTATATATTTGATTGCCATAAAAATCTACACGCCCGGCGCGGTAACCAATAGCCATAATGAGTGGGAGTCTGCCAAGCGGGATCTTCCAAAGTTCGGCATTATCTGGTCGTGTGTCTTTGTAGCTGACGACAAGCATTGAGGGCGAACGATAACCGGCTGTGCGAATGGCGGCTTGACCTAGGCAGTCGGCCAACGCAAACGGTGTCGCGATCTCTACGAACTGAGAACTATCTTGTCCACTGTAGATTATCTGTTGGGCCGTTGCTAAGTCGACAGGTCCGGGTTGCTGTGAGCGTATGGCAAGATACCGTCTCAGGTCGCTATCGAGGCGGTCATGGGCACGATCAGTCAAAACGGCCGCCCTCCTAATACCCGCTATGTACAGCTCAAGCGCCTCCTCTTTGCCGGCGGCCATCGCTTCGTGTGCGCCGAGTCGGCGGTCATAACGTCGCCTCAAAGTCCCACTATGCCGTGCTAGGCGGCCGAGTTCTCTTGGCTCGCTTACACCAACCCTAAGAAGTGACGGAGGAATGTCTACTACTTGAATATGGCCACCCAATTGTTCGGCATCTTGACCTGCTTCCGGACCGGCTCCGCTCAAATAGTTACCTCCACGGAATATCTACATAAACTGTAGACCGTAGTGGAGAGTTGGTCAATTATGTGTCGGAAGTGAGCTTTACGAAGAGATCAACTAGCGATGGGTTACCAATAACAATCTCGTCGGTCAACCAGGTAACCGGCTGACCTTTCAGGCCGACGATCTTGGCACCAGCTTCAGTGGCGATTAAGAAGGCGGCCGCATTGTCCCAGGGCTTAAGGCCGTTATGGTGGTAGAGATCTAGTCTCCCTGAGGCAACGTCAATCATGATCAGAACAGCGCTACCGAGAACATCAACCCAGACATGACCAAGTTTTCGGTATCGTTCAAGATTAGCCTGCGTCCCGCCCTCATACGAGTTCGAAGTGCAGACCCTGGTGTTTGAGTCGAACTTACTGACGTCTGAGACGTGGATAGGCGCGCCGTTACAGGTGGCTCCCTGGCCTTTCTTAGCAAGATAGAGTCCATCCCGATACGGATCAAGAATACCGGCCAGCACGATCTCGCCCTGCTCGATGTAGCCTATTGAGATACCCGAGTAGGCCATACCTCGTTTGAAGTTGTTTGAGCCGTCTATCGGGTCGATCACCCAACCCGTTAGTTGATTTAGGTTGGCCTTATCCAGGGCTGCGTGATTTTCGGTCGTCTCTTCTGATATGACAAGGTCGTCTGGGAAGTCGGCCTTGATCGTCTCTATAATGACCCGCTCGCTGGCTAGATCGGCAGCCGTTACCAGGTCACCTGCCGTTGATTTGCTATGAACGGCTTCTTTGGCAGGGTCATGCTTAAGAATCTCCTGGCCGGCCGCTTTTAAGGCTTTGATGAGTACTTCTCGTCTATCCATACTTAAGTAATCTCGCAGATCTTGATCGTTCCGTCAACGATGATCGAATCCCCAAGAGTTCGATGCCGCAGATTTACAGGCTTGTGGGCGTGAGCTATCGTCACTTTTTTAATAGAACCGCTCTTCTTGAAAGTCTCTATGATGAAGTCGCGTTCAACGTTGACGTCGCGGTGGACGGTGTGATCGATGCGACCGTTATATTTGATAATCCCGAGGCCCTTGTCGTAGATGGCCGCACCCACCCATAACTTCGGTTTGCTAGAGGCTTTCTTGCGCCCTTTGGCGATACGATGTCTGGCCTGCCAGAAGGCGACATGGTCTCTAAAGACCGGCTGAGAAGTTGGCACACAGGCCCAGATTCGAACATGATGGCGCTTAAACGGACTTGTCGTAACGGGGATCTGGAAGCCATAATCCTGCCGTCTGCCAAAGAGGTACAGATTGTTGAAAGGAGCAGTCGGGTAGGGCTGGTTGAGAGCAATACTGATAGCGGCTTGGATGAAAGTTCTGAGTGAGGCCCTCTCTGCTTCGTGCCAGCCAGATTTCTCAAAGGCTTTGATGAGCTGAGACTCAGTCGCTACGAAACCAATATTGATCGGATCGACTTTATAGCCGTCAAGTGAGTAGGCAAAGGTTGGAATATGTTCTGGTCGCCAGACAATTCTATAAAGCCGGGTGACCAGCGGTATGAGAAAGTAGGCTGAGAGGATATAAACAACTAAGACTGCCAGTGCGTCAGGCAGGCGGTGGTCAAAGTAAGGCAAGAGTCCTTTGATGATGACGTATGCGACCCCGACTCCGATGAGCAGAATGACCAGACGGTTAAAAAGCCGTGCCACGAATGTAAAGAATAACATCTTGATCGTTTAGTTTTTACGTATTTAGTCGTCAAAATCCATAACCTCACTATACCCTACTCCCAAGCGGTTATATAGGGGTCTCTACGGGGAGCCGAATGTGCTACTATATAACCAATATGAAGGAGCTCAAGCTAGAAGTTGAGTCACGTACCGTCGTCAGGGTACTGTTGATCGTAACCGGCTTCGTCATCGGGCTGCTCATTCTCCGAAAGATCGCTGTTGGTCTTGAGCTTGTCGGTATCGCCTTCTTTCTGGCCATGGCTCTTAACCCGACTGTCAGTGCAATGGCCAGGCATTTTCCGATCAATCCTCAGCGTGGCCGCATTCTAGCCACGGGTGTTTCTTATCTTGTCGTAGTGATTATCCTCGGAGGTCTTTTATTCAGCATAGTGCCGACTATCTTCAGGCAGACGACCGCCTTTATTGAGACTGTCCCCGTCTTTATCCAGGACGTCCAGGACAGTAACGGTACTATCGGCCATCTCATTTCTAAGTATCATCTTGAGCAAGAGATCAATCGCAATATTGGCCAACTTCAAAACAACACCGCTTCCATCGCCAGTGATCTAGTCGGCGGAGTTAGCAAGATCACCGATAGTATCGTCAAGATCGCCACCGTGCTGGTCATGACCTTCTTGATGCTTGTCGAGGGTCCTCGCTG from Candidatus Saccharimonadales bacterium carries:
- a CDS encoding YihY/virulence factor BrkB family protein; protein product: MERIRRISRRLDHYQQRHPFLAFPLAVVKRYSEDSASNQVALITYYGLLSLFPLMLATLTIIQRVFHANSSIKAHITALAFRYVPIIGNELQHNLHTLRGHRLGVTIALLVALYGSLGVANAIQNALNHLWSVERVDRSSFPHNLYRNFAIVFAGGGLMLGISAMSNYLGHLDDLGLIAHGLVVLVTFAAYFLVFLMVFRLATSHVVATKNFILSAAFAALGWQVLQVVGGYLIVHELHKLSSFYGTFAIFIGLLFWIAIQAQVTLLAVEIDVVRTRQLWPRTFLTAKLTEKDEDVYRSYVKRERRQHYENISVSYPDKD
- a CDS encoding LssY C-terminal domain-containing protein, with protein sequence MLFFTFVARLFNRLVILLIGVGVAYVIIKGLLPYFDHRLPDALAVLVVYILSAYFLIPLVTRLYRIVWRPEHIPTFAYSLDGYKVDPINIGFVATESQLIKAFEKSGWHEAERASLRTFIQAAISIALNQPYPTAPFNNLYLFGRRQDYGFQIPVTTSPFKRHHVRIWACVPTSQPVFRDHVAFWQARHRIAKGRKKASSKPKLWVGAAIYDKGLGIIKYNGRIDHTVHRDVNVERDFIIETFKKSGSIKKVTIAHAHKPVNLRHRTLGDSIIVDGTIKICEIT
- a CDS encoding inositol monophosphatase family protein, producing the protein MDRREVLIKALKAAGQEILKHDPAKEAVHSKSTAGDLVTAADLASERVIIETIKADFPDDLVISEETTENHAALDKANLNQLTGWVIDPIDGSNNFKRGMAYSGISIGYIEQGEIVLAGILDPYRDGLYLAKKGQGATCNGAPIHVSDVSKFDSNTRVCTSNSYEGGTQANLERYRKLGHVWVDVLGSAVLIMIDVASGRLDLYHHNGLKPWDNAAAFLIATEAGAKIVGLKGQPVTWLTDEIVIGNPSLVDLFVKLTSDT
- a CDS encoding vitamin K epoxide reductase family protein is translated as MARVEKQSNLVKALPWIFIVGGIIGIISSFVITLDKFKLAENPNYIPSCNLNPIVSCGSVMASHQGSAFGFPNPFIGLAAFAVLITIGMAMLAGATFKKWFWIGLELGSIFGLLFVHWLFYESVYRIHALCPYCMAVWVVVIVTFWYVSLYVIEAGFINLKGSAKKVADLARSHHIDIVILWLLIIAALILKHFWYYYHNHLF